The following coding sequences lie in one Thermosulfuriphilus ammonigenes genomic window:
- the rpoC gene encoding DNA-directed RNA polymerase subunit beta': MEDLFTYFTKPKDPMNIRAVRIAIASPEKIREWSHGEVKKPETINYRTFKPERDGLFCAKIFGPVKDYECLCGKYKRMKHRGVICEKCGVEVIQSKVRRERMGHIELASPVAHIWFMKSIPSKVGSLLDMTLKELERVLYFESYVVTESSEPSLPVGTILTEDQYYRKLEELGPGTFEVGMGAEAIRKLLSRIDLNELAEKLRSEMQATKSEAKRKKLGKRLRVVEAFKESGNRPEWMILDVIPVIPPDLRPLVPLEGGRFATSDLNDLYRRVINRNNRLRRLLDLDAPDIIIRNEKRMLQEAVDTLFDNGRRGRVVTGPNKRPLKSLSDMLKGKQGRFRQNLLGKRVDYSGRSVIVVGPELRLHQCGLPKKMALELFKPFIYHWLEERGHVTTIKSAKKMVEKEAPEVWDALDEIVREHPIMLNRAPTLHRLGIQAFEPILIEGKAIQLHPLVCVAYNADFDGDQMAVHVPLSVEAQTECRVLMLSTNNILSPAHGAPIVYPTQDIVLGIYYMTQIRPFARGEGKAFDSPEEVRIAYDSGAVDLQARIKVRMDGELVETTVGRVLFAEILPKEIPFSEVNKVMRKKDLQRLVDLSYRRAGIKKTVIFSDRMKDLGYRYSTIAAMSIAVHNMTIPVRKEEIIEKAQAEVAEIWRQYEEGLITDGERYNKVVDIWAKVTDQVASEMMDELSVDYFRGPDGKTIEGPSFNPIFMMADSGARGSKDQIRQLAGMRGLMAKPTGEIIETPIVSNFREGLSVLEYFISTHGARKGLADTALKTANSGYLTRRLVDVAQDCTIVEEDCGTIDGIEIGHLIEGGEIIERVGNRVLGRVALEDVIDPITGEVLIPANEEITEEGVKKIEEAGIERVMIRSVLTCRSKGGVCVKCYGRDLAQGRLVEIGEAIGIIAAQSIGEPGTQLTMRTFHIGGTASRAAEQSEHRARGEGIVRFINLKAVRSVAGYLVAMNRNGEIAIVTPDGRERERYPIIYGAKVLVDEGQKVKPGQILAEWDPYTTPIVTEVSGRVKFGDIIEGVTMQEKVDPITGKASKIIVEFKQSEYRPRISIKDDTGRTAKLPDGKGEARYQLPVGAIITVNEGDHVHAGDVIARIPRETTKTKDITGGLPRVAELFEVRKPKEYAIITEIDGVVSFGKDVKGKRRIIITPEIGEPKEYLIPRGKHIAVHEGDYVRAGEPLMDGALNPHDILKVKGIKELARYLVDEIQEVYRLQGVKINDKHIEVIVRQMMRKVRIKEVGDTSFMIGEQVERYRFDEENERVLAQGGRPAVAEPIVLGITKASLSTESFLSAASFQETTKVLTDASVAGKIDYLRGLKENIIMGRLIPAGTGRVFYQQREEQTVAGA; this comes from the coding sequence GTGGAAGATCTTTTCACTTATTTTACTAAACCCAAAGATCCCATGAACATTAGGGCCGTCCGGATTGCTATCGCCTCTCCGGAGAAGATCAGAGAGTGGAGCCATGGAGAGGTTAAAAAGCCGGAGACCATAAACTACCGGACTTTTAAGCCTGAAAGAGACGGCCTTTTCTGTGCCAAGATATTCGGTCCCGTAAAGGACTACGAATGTCTCTGTGGAAAATACAAACGCATGAAGCACCGCGGGGTGATCTGTGAAAAATGCGGGGTGGAGGTCATCCAAAGTAAGGTTCGCCGGGAGCGCATGGGACACATTGAGCTGGCCAGCCCCGTGGCCCACATATGGTTTATGAAAAGCATCCCCTCCAAGGTGGGGAGTCTTCTTGACATGACTTTAAAAGAACTGGAGAGGGTCCTTTATTTTGAAAGCTATGTGGTTACAGAGAGCTCCGAACCCTCTCTGCCGGTAGGAACTATCCTTACCGAGGATCAGTACTACCGAAAGCTTGAAGAGCTTGGTCCGGGAACCTTTGAGGTGGGAATGGGGGCCGAGGCCATCAGAAAGCTCCTTTCCCGGATCGACCTCAACGAACTGGCTGAGAAGCTTCGCTCTGAGATGCAGGCGACCAAGAGCGAGGCCAAGCGGAAGAAGCTTGGCAAACGCCTCCGGGTGGTGGAGGCCTTTAAAGAGAGCGGCAACCGTCCGGAGTGGATGATTCTAGACGTCATCCCGGTTATTCCTCCCGACTTGCGACCTCTGGTTCCCCTTGAGGGGGGGCGTTTTGCCACCAGTGATCTCAACGATCTCTACCGTCGGGTAATTAATCGTAACAATCGTTTAAGAAGGCTCCTTGACCTTGACGCTCCGGATATCATCATCCGCAACGAGAAGCGGATGCTTCAGGAGGCCGTGGACACCCTTTTTGATAATGGTCGTCGGGGCCGGGTGGTGACTGGGCCTAATAAGCGGCCTCTTAAGTCTCTGTCAGACATGTTGAAGGGTAAGCAGGGACGTTTTCGCCAGAATCTTCTCGGTAAACGGGTGGATTATTCTGGCCGCTCAGTGATAGTTGTTGGCCCGGAGCTGAGACTCCATCAGTGTGGGCTTCCCAAGAAGATGGCCTTAGAGCTTTTCAAGCCCTTTATCTACCATTGGCTTGAGGAGCGGGGGCATGTAACCACCATTAAAAGTGCCAAGAAGATGGTCGAAAAAGAGGCCCCTGAGGTCTGGGATGCCTTAGATGAAATCGTCAGGGAACATCCCATCATGCTCAACCGGGCTCCGACCCTTCATCGTCTGGGAATTCAGGCCTTTGAACCCATCCTTATTGAGGGCAAGGCCATTCAGCTCCATCCTCTGGTATGCGTGGCCTATAATGCCGATTTTGACGGCGACCAGATGGCCGTCCATGTGCCTCTTTCGGTGGAGGCCCAGACCGAGTGTCGAGTTTTGATGCTCTCTACCAATAACATTCTCTCCCCGGCCCACGGGGCCCCTATTGTCTATCCTACCCAGGATATAGTCCTGGGCATCTATTATATGACCCAGATAAGGCCCTTTGCTCGGGGGGAGGGTAAGGCTTTTGATTCTCCAGAGGAGGTAAGGATTGCTTATGACTCTGGTGCCGTAGATCTTCAGGCCCGGATAAAAGTCCGGATGGACGGAGAGCTGGTAGAGACCACCGTGGGGCGGGTGCTTTTTGCGGAGATCTTACCCAAAGAGATTCCCTTCTCCGAAGTCAACAAGGTGATGCGCAAAAAGGACCTTCAGCGTTTGGTTGACCTTTCCTATCGCCGGGCGGGGATCAAAAAGACGGTCATCTTCTCTGATCGGATGAAGGATTTAGGTTATCGCTACTCCACTATAGCCGCCATGTCTATTGCGGTGCACAACATGACTATCCCGGTGAGGAAGGAGGAGATAATCGAGAAGGCCCAGGCCGAGGTGGCCGAGATCTGGCGGCAGTACGAGGAGGGGCTTATCACTGACGGTGAGCGCTATAACAAGGTGGTGGATATCTGGGCCAAGGTAACAGACCAGGTGGCCTCAGAGATGATGGATGAGCTATCAGTAGATTACTTTCGCGGCCCCGACGGCAAGACCATCGAGGGGCCAAGCTTTAACCCTATCTTTATGATGGCTGACTCTGGTGCCCGGGGTTCTAAAGACCAGATCCGTCAGCTGGCCGGCATGAGAGGTCTGATGGCCAAGCCCACCGGAGAGATTATCGAAACCCCGATTGTTTCCAACTTCCGGGAGGGGCTTTCGGTCTTGGAATACTTTATTTCCACTCACGGAGCCCGGAAGGGGTTGGCTGATACGGCCCTCAAAACAGCCAACTCCGGTTATCTTACCCGACGACTTGTGGATGTGGCTCAGGATTGCACCATTGTTGAGGAGGACTGTGGCACTATCGATGGTATTGAAATCGGGCACCTTATTGAAGGCGGCGAGATCATTGAGCGGGTTGGCAACCGAGTCCTCGGACGAGTGGCCCTGGAGGATGTAATTGATCCTATAACCGGTGAGGTTCTTATCCCGGCCAACGAGGAGATCACCGAAGAAGGTGTCAAAAAGATAGAAGAAGCCGGCATCGAACGGGTGATGATTCGTTCGGTGCTTACCTGTCGTTCAAAAGGTGGGGTCTGTGTTAAATGCTATGGTCGTGATCTGGCCCAGGGACGTCTGGTGGAGATTGGCGAGGCCATTGGGATTATCGCTGCTCAGTCTATTGGAGAACCGGGCACCCAGCTGACCATGAGAACCTTCCATATCGGAGGGACAGCCAGCCGGGCCGCGGAGCAGAGTGAGCACCGGGCTCGGGGGGAGGGTATAGTCCGTTTTATTAACCTGAAGGCCGTTCGTTCGGTAGCAGGCTACTTAGTGGCCATGAACCGGAACGGCGAGATTGCCATTGTCACCCCCGATGGTCGGGAGAGGGAACGGTATCCCATCATTTATGGGGCCAAGGTTCTGGTGGATGAAGGCCAGAAAGTCAAGCCCGGTCAGATTTTGGCAGAGTGGGATCCTTACACCACCCCTATTGTGACTGAGGTTTCAGGAAGGGTGAAGTTCGGAGACATCATTGAAGGGGTGACCATGCAGGAGAAGGTGGATCCCATTACTGGTAAGGCCTCAAAGATTATCGTCGAATTTAAGCAGTCCGAGTATCGTCCTCGAATTTCCATTAAGGATGATACTGGACGCACGGCCAAACTGCCTGATGGCAAGGGTGAGGCCCGGTATCAGCTTCCGGTAGGGGCCATCATTACCGTCAATGAGGGAGACCATGTTCATGCCGGCGATGTTATCGCCCGTATTCCTCGGGAGACCACCAAAACCAAAGATATTACCGGTGGCTTGCCCCGAGTGGCCGAACTCTTTGAGGTTCGCAAACCCAAAGAGTATGCCATTATTACCGAAATTGACGGAGTAGTTTCTTTCGGCAAAGACGTAAAGGGCAAAAGGCGGATTATCATCACGCCAGAAATTGGTGAGCCGAAAGAGTATCTCATCCCTCGGGGCAAACATATTGCCGTTCACGAGGGTGATTATGTCCGGGCCGGAGAGCCCCTGATGGATGGAGCCCTTAATCCTCACGATATTCTAAAGGTCAAGGGCATCAAGGAGCTGGCCCGCTATCTAGTGGATGAGATTCAGGAGGTCTATCGTCTCCAGGGAGTTAAGATCAATGACAAGCACATAGAGGTTATTGTGCGTCAGATGATGCGTAAGGTGAGGATAAAGGAGGTCGGTGATACCAGCTTCATGATTGGCGAGCAGGTGGAACGTTACCGTTTTGATGAGGAGAACGAGCGGGTTCTGGCCCAGGGAGGCCGTCCGGCTGTGGCCGAGCCCATTGTATTGGGGATCACCAAAGCCTCACTTTCTACCGAAAGCTTTCTTTCGGCGGCCTCCTTCCAGGAGACCACCAAGGTCCTTACTGATGCCTCGGTGGCTGGTAAAATTGACTACTTGCGCGGTCTCAAAGAGAACATTATTATGGGCCGGCTTATCCCTGCCGGTACTGGTCGGGTGTTTTATCAGCAACGGGAAGAACAGACCGTTGCTGGTGCCTAA
- the rpsJ gene encoding 30S ribosomal protein S10, giving the protein MPTQKIRIKLKAYDHKVLDQSVAEIVRTARDTGARIAGPIPLPTSISRWTVLRSPHIDKNSREQFEIRTHKRLLDILEPTQQTIDALMQLELPAGVEVEIKL; this is encoded by the coding sequence ATACCGACCCAGAAAATAAGGATAAAACTCAAGGCCTATGATCATAAGGTCTTGGATCAGTCTGTGGCAGAGATAGTCAGAACGGCCCGGGATACCGGGGCGAGAATAGCCGGGCCCATTCCGCTTCCGACTTCTATCAGTCGTTGGACGGTGCTGCGCTCGCCCCATATTGATAAAAACTCTCGGGAGCAGTTTGAGATTCGGACACACAAGCGGTTGCTGGACATTTTGGAGCCCACGCAACAGACCATTGATGCCCTTATGCAATTGGAGCTTCCTGCGGGGGTTGAGGTCGAAATCAAACTATAA
- the rpsG gene encoding 30S ribosomal protein S7, with product MPRKGPVPKREVPPDPKYGSVLAAKFINYLMWDGKKSVARRIFYEALERIGEKLKGEDPYKVFEKAVENVKPLLEVRSRRVGGATYQVPVEVRPDRQRALAIRWILAAARNRGEKTMVERLAAELLDAYKNRGAAIKKREDTHRMAEANRAFAHYRW from the coding sequence ATGCCAAGGAAAGGACCTGTTCCCAAAAGAGAGGTGCCGCCGGATCCCAAGTATGGGAGTGTGTTGGCGGCCAAATTTATCAACTACCTAATGTGGGATGGAAAAAAGTCTGTAGCCAGGCGGATCTTCTACGAGGCCCTGGAGCGCATTGGTGAAAAGCTCAAGGGAGAAGATCCTTATAAGGTTTTTGAGAAGGCGGTAGAAAACGTCAAGCCGCTTCTTGAGGTTCGCTCTCGGCGGGTAGGCGGTGCCACTTATCAAGTGCCGGTAGAGGTTCGTCCGGATCGTCAGCGGGCTTTGGCCATCCGCTGGATTTTGGCTGCCGCTCGCAATAGAGGTGAAAAGACGATGGTTGAACGTTTGGCGGCTGAGCTGCTGGACGCCTACAAGAACCGGGGAGCGGCTATCAAGAAGAGAGAAGATACCCACCGGATGGCTGAGGCCAACCGGGCCTTCGCTCACTATCGCTGGTAG
- the rpsL gene encoding 30S ribosomal protein S12 — MPTINQLIRFGREKIKRRPKTPALQGCPQRRGVCVRVYTTTPKKPNSALRKVARVRLTNGIEVTAYIPGVGHNLQEHSVVLVKGGRVKDLPGVRYKIIRGTLDAAGVADRRKSRSKYGAKRPK; from the coding sequence ATGCCGACAATTAATCAGCTGATTCGCTTCGGCAGAGAAAAGATCAAGCGCCGTCCTAAAACTCCGGCCTTGCAGGGGTGCCCTCAGCGCCGGGGAGTGTGTGTACGTGTCTATACCACCACCCCCAAGAAACCTAATTCGGCCCTTCGTAAGGTGGCCCGAGTAAGGTTGACCAACGGGATAGAGGTGACTGCCTATATTCCGGGGGTGGGCCACAATCTCCAAGAACACTCGGTAGTTTTGGTTAAGGGAGGGCGAGTTAAGGATCTCCCTGGTGTCCGGTATAAGATTATTCGAGGCACCCTTGACGCCGCCGGGGTGGCTGATCGTCGTAAATCGCGTTCCAAGTACGGAGCTAAAAGACCTAAGTAG
- the fusA gene encoding elongation factor G, with protein MAGKAYRERIKKLRNIGIAAHIDAGKTTTTERILYYTGRSHKIGEVHEGTATMDFMEQEQERGITITAAATTCSWKGYQINIIDTPGHVDFTIEVERSLRVLDGVIAVFCAVGGVEPQSETVWRQADKYGVPRIAFINKMDRVGANFSRCVEQMRTRLAANPIPIQLPYGAEDTFRGVIDLIEERAVVWDESTLGAKYHYEDIPEDLREEYEEARVKLIESLADLDDSIMEKYIEGEEITKEEIKEVLRRATVNLEAVPVLCGSAFKNKGIQPLLDAVIDYLPSPLDIPPIKGVNPKTGEVEERPADPEAPLAALAFKIMTDPYVGTLTFLRIYSGRLATGETVYNATKGKRERIGRLVKMHANKREEIKEAEAGEIVAALGLRNTTTGDTLCDEVHPIELESLDIPEPVIAIAIEPKTKADQEKLAVALQKIALEDPSFKVRTDHETGQTLISGMGELHLEIIVDRLTREFKVQANVGRPEVAYRETISTQAEAEGKYIKQTGGRGQYGHVKITIEPNPGKGFEFINAIVGGAIPKEYIPAVEKGIREAMELGVIAGYPVVDVKVTLVDGSYHEVDSSEMAFAIAGSMAFKEAAQKAKPVILEPIMQLEVVTPEEFVGDVLGDISGRRGKVQGMEQRPGVRVIKALVPLAEMFGYATDLRSKTQGRANFTMQFSHYEKVPSNLAEEIVRKAKLAA; from the coding sequence ATGGCTGGAAAGGCTTATAGAGAACGGATCAAAAAATTAAGAAATATCGGTATTGCGGCCCATATTGATGCCGGCAAGACGACCACTACGGAGCGCATTCTCTACTACACCGGGCGTTCTCATAAGATAGGCGAGGTCCATGAGGGCACGGCCACTATGGACTTCATGGAACAGGAGCAGGAGCGCGGCATCACCATCACAGCCGCGGCGACAACCTGTTCTTGGAAGGGCTATCAGATAAACATTATCGACACCCCGGGGCACGTCGATTTTACCATCGAGGTGGAGCGATCTCTCCGGGTGCTGGATGGGGTCATTGCCGTCTTTTGTGCTGTCGGCGGGGTTGAACCTCAGAGTGAGACTGTTTGGCGTCAGGCAGACAAGTACGGAGTCCCCCGGATCGCCTTCATCAATAAGATGGATCGGGTGGGGGCTAATTTTAGTCGTTGTGTGGAGCAGATGCGGACTAGGTTGGCGGCTAATCCCATCCCCATTCAGCTTCCCTACGGGGCCGAAGATACCTTTCGGGGAGTAATTGATCTTATTGAAGAGCGGGCGGTAGTATGGGACGAGTCCACCTTGGGGGCCAAGTATCATTATGAAGATATTCCCGAGGACCTTCGGGAAGAGTATGAAGAGGCTCGAGTCAAGCTTATTGAGTCCTTGGCTGATCTCGATGACTCCATAATGGAGAAATATATCGAAGGCGAGGAGATCACCAAGGAGGAAATAAAGGAAGTCCTGCGTCGGGCAACTGTCAATCTAGAGGCCGTTCCGGTCCTTTGTGGTTCAGCCTTTAAGAATAAAGGGATTCAGCCTCTTCTTGACGCTGTTATTGACTATCTGCCCAGCCCCCTTGATATTCCGCCGATAAAGGGTGTTAATCCCAAAACGGGGGAGGTTGAAGAGCGTCCGGCAGATCCCGAGGCCCCTTTAGCCGCTTTGGCCTTTAAGATCATGACGGATCCTTATGTGGGTACCCTTACCTTCCTCCGTATCTACTCTGGGCGTTTGGCTACGGGAGAGACTGTTTATAACGCCACCAAGGGTAAGCGAGAGCGGATTGGTCGTCTGGTTAAGATGCATGCCAACAAGCGGGAGGAAATCAAGGAAGCTGAGGCCGGAGAGATTGTCGCCGCTTTAGGGCTTCGCAACACCACCACTGGAGATACCCTCTGTGATGAAGTCCATCCGATAGAGCTTGAGTCGTTAGACATTCCCGAGCCGGTTATTGCTATCGCTATCGAACCCAAGACCAAGGCCGACCAAGAAAAGTTGGCCGTGGCCCTTCAGAAAATCGCTCTGGAGGATCCTTCCTTTAAGGTGCGCACAGACCATGAAACTGGTCAGACCTTGATTTCCGGAATGGGAGAGCTCCATCTGGAGATAATTGTCGATAGGCTGACCCGGGAGTTTAAGGTACAAGCCAATGTGGGTCGGCCGGAGGTGGCTTATAGAGAGACTATTTCCACTCAGGCCGAGGCAGAGGGAAAATACATTAAACAGACCGGAGGCCGAGGTCAGTACGGTCATGTGAAAATCACTATCGAACCCAACCCTGGTAAGGGCTTTGAGTTTATTAATGCCATTGTTGGGGGCGCTATCCCCAAGGAATATATCCCGGCGGTGGAGAAGGGGATCCGGGAGGCCATGGAGCTGGGTGTTATCGCCGGCTATCCCGTTGTTGATGTTAAGGTTACGTTGGTAGATGGTAGCTATCATGAGGTGGATTCTTCAGAGATGGCCTTTGCTATCGCGGGATCTATGGCCTTTAAGGAGGCTGCCCAGAAGGCCAAACCGGTTATCCTTGAACCCATTATGCAACTTGAGGTGGTTACGCCAGAGGAGTTTGTCGGCGACGTTCTGGGGGATATCAGTGGCCGCCGAGGCAAGGTTCAGGGTATGGAGCAACGTCCTGGTGTTCGAGTGATTAAGGCTCTGGTGCCCTTGGCAGAGATGTTTGGTTATGCTACAGATCTTCGCTCAAAGACCCAGGGGCGGGCTAACTTTACCATGCAGTTCTCCCATTATGAGAAGGTGCCGTCCAATTTGGCGGAGGAGATAGTTCGTAAAGCCAAGCTTGCGGCCTAG
- the rplC gene encoding 50S ribosomal protein L3: MAVIEGLMGKKLGMTRIFTEDGTVIPVTIIEVGPCVVIQKKTVDRDGYNALQLGFWPQKLSRLNKPMIGHLRRAGLDQGFRYIKEFKVDDPEAFEPGQALTVADLGLSPSERIKVTGTSKGRGFSGPIKRWNFRRQPMSHGAKQVHRKPGSSGASTFPGRVIKGKRMPGHYGNERVTIKNLLVADVLPEKNLILVKGAVPGPVNGLLMIYKQR, translated from the coding sequence ATGGCGGTCATTGAGGGACTGATGGGGAAAAAGTTGGGAATGACCAGGATCTTTACCGAAGATGGGACGGTCATTCCGGTGACAATTATTGAAGTTGGTCCGTGTGTTGTTATCCAGAAAAAGACGGTAGATCGAGATGGTTATAATGCCCTCCAGCTTGGCTTCTGGCCCCAGAAGCTTTCCAGACTCAACAAGCCCATGATTGGTCACCTCCGCCGGGCCGGGCTGGATCAGGGGTTTCGCTATATTAAAGAGTTTAAGGTTGATGATCCTGAGGCCTTTGAGCCAGGCCAAGCCCTGACGGTAGCAGATTTGGGGCTCTCTCCTTCAGAGAGAATCAAGGTTACCGGTACTAGCAAGGGAAGGGGCTTTTCTGGTCCGATTAAGCGCTGGAATTTTAGACGCCAGCCCATGAGTCACGGTGCCAAACAGGTTCATCGGAAGCCGGGATCAAGCGGGGCTTCTACCTTTCCGGGGCGAGTGATTAAAGGCAAGAGAATGCCTGGCCACTATGGGAATGAGCGGGTAACGATCAAGAATCTTCTCGTGGCTGACGTGCTACCAGAGAAGAATCTCATCTTGGTCAAAGGAGCGGTTCCTGGTCCGGTAAATGGGCTTCTTATGATCTACAAACAGCGCTAG
- the tuf gene encoding elongation factor Tu: MSKKKFERRKPHVNVGTIGHIDHGKTTLTAAITRVLSTKGYADFVPFENIDKAPEERARGITIATAHVEYETDRRHYAHVDCPGHADYIKNMITGAAQMDGAILVVAADDGPMPQTREHILLARQVNVPAVVVFLNKVDMVDDEELIELVELELRELLSKYEYPGDDVPIVKGSALKALECGCGDRGCQWCGRIWELMDAVDEFIPEPVREVDKPFLMPIEDVFTISGRGTVVTGRVERGVIKVGDEVEIVGLRPTQKTVATGLEMFRKVLDEALPGDNVGVLLRGVKREEVERGQVLAQPGSITPHTRFKAEVYVLTKDEGGRHTPFFNGYRPQFYFRTTDVTGVVTLPEGVEMVMPGDNVELEVQLIKPVAMEEGLRFAIREGGRTVGAGVVTKVIE, from the coding sequence ATGAGCAAGAAGAAGTTTGAGCGTCGGAAGCCGCATGTGAATGTAGGTACGATAGGTCATATAGATCATGGTAAGACGACGTTAACGGCGGCGATAACGCGGGTTTTATCGACGAAGGGGTATGCGGATTTTGTTCCGTTTGAGAACATAGACAAGGCGCCGGAGGAGCGTGCTCGTGGGATAACGATAGCGACGGCGCATGTGGAGTATGAGACGGATCGTCGTCATTATGCGCATGTGGATTGTCCTGGTCATGCGGATTACATAAAGAACATGATAACGGGTGCGGCGCAGATGGATGGTGCGATTTTGGTGGTAGCGGCGGATGATGGTCCGATGCCTCAGACTCGGGAGCATATATTGTTAGCGCGTCAGGTTAATGTTCCTGCGGTGGTGGTATTTTTGAACAAGGTGGACATGGTGGATGATGAGGAGTTGATAGAGTTAGTGGAGTTAGAGTTGAGGGAGTTATTGAGCAAGTATGAGTATCCTGGTGATGATGTACCGATAGTGAAGGGTAGTGCGTTGAAGGCGTTGGAGTGTGGTTGTGGTGATCGAGGTTGTCAGTGGTGTGGTCGGATATGGGAGTTGATGGATGCGGTTGATGAGTTTATACCTGAGCCTGTTCGTGAGGTGGACAAGCCGTTTTTGATGCCGATAGAGGATGTGTTTACGATAAGTGGTCGAGGTACGGTGGTTACTGGTCGTGTGGAGCGAGGTGTTATAAAGGTTGGAGATGAGGTGGAGATAGTTGGTTTACGTCCTACGCAGAAGACGGTAGCGACTGGGTTAGAGATGTTTAGGAAGGTATTGGATGAGGCTTTACCTGGTGACAATGTAGGTGTTTTGTTGAGGGGAGTTAAGCGTGAGGAGGTTGAGCGTGGTCAGGTATTAGCGCAGCCTGGGAGTATAACGCCGCATACTCGCTTTAAGGCGGAGGTTTATGTATTGACGAAGGATGAGGGTGGTCGTCATACGCCGTTTTTTAATGGTTATCGTCCGCAGTTTTATTTTCGGACGACGGATGTGACGGGTGTAGTGACGTTGCCTGAGGGGGTGGAGATGGTGATGCCAGGAGACAATGTGGAGTTAGAGGTTCAGTTGATCAAGCCGGTAGCGATGGAGGAGGGTTTGCGTTTTGCGATAAGAGAGGGAGGCCGGACGGTAGGTGCTGGTGTAGTTACCAAAGTCATCGAATAG